TTCCTCGCCGAGGCGCGGCCTCAGGTCCTGCGCCCCCTTGCTTTCGTACATGAGCGCCCCGCCGACGCGCTTGTCACGCCCCTCCCACGAGAACGCGCTGCCGACCAGCGTTCGACCAGCCTGTGCGAACAGCGGCGCGTAGGCGTAGTCGATGTTGAGCTGGTCGGAGGGCCCGAGGCTGCGGATCAGCGTGATGCGCCCGAGGTCGTAGTCGATGCGATAGTCGACGTCGCGTCGCCACGTCTGACCATTCACGCGCACCGCCTCCGAGCTCTCGAGAATGTTCGAGCGGCCCAGTACGATCTCGCTGCTGGCGCGGGAGGCCGTGAACTTGAAGTTCAGCCAGTAGCGGCGATCGTTCTCGCGATTGACGATGCGCTTGTCGTAGATCGACCGGTTGGCGCCGTTCGGCTGATCCTCCGGGCCGACCAGCGAATCGCGACGCGACAGCAGGCGCGAAACCGCGCGGTCGAAGGGTCCCGCCCCGTCCGCGTCGGTCAGCCGCGGCGCGAACGGCCGCAGGTCCTTGAAGTAGAGCAAGCCGCTCGTGATGTCGACCAGCGGTCGCGTGGCCTGAATCGGTGCGGTCGTGACGTCGACCCGGCCGTCGTGCCCGAAGCGGCCCGAGGTCACCACGCTCGTCTCGTCGTAGTTGTCGAGCCCGAGCAGCTCGAGGTACGGAAGCACCTGGCCGCCCGACAGGTAGGTGACTTCGGGCGGATCGTCGTCACCGCGCTCGATCGACATCTCGAAGGTCTTCAGGTCGATGCCCTGGCCGCCGAGCGAGTAGATGTTCTTGAGTTCGAGATCGCGCAGCACCACGAACGGACTGGTGCGATCGAACAGCTCGGTGTTGCTCACCACCCGAAGCGAGTCCGATTTCGAGCGCAGCAGCTTGAGTCGCAACGATTGCGTTCCGTCGATCTCGGGGATCGAATCGCCGCCGACCGCGATCATCGGACCGGTGCGCACGCCGTTCACGTCGCCCTGGTACCGATAGGAGGCCGCGAGCATCTGTCCGTCGCCGGTCACGCGGCTGCGCAGCTTGATGATCAGGAAGCGATCGCCGTAGAGATCCGGAATCACTTCGTATTCACCGCCCGCCCCCGGTCGCAGCGGCCGAAAGTTGCCGCGCACCATGTTCGCGCTGTCGGACGGCGTGACGGCAAGCGTCGGATCGATGTAGGCCCGCGCCCGCACCAGACCGGCGGTGTTCAGATACGACCCCTCGTCGAGGAACAGCTGGATGCTCGGCGGGTCGATGAACTTCCACGGCTCGAGGTTCGGATCGTAGAGGAAGAAGTAAGTGCCCTTCTCGTAGTCGAGATCCGCGATCGAAGGGCTCTGCTGATTCGAGCCGCCCGCGTAGCTCGCGCGCTCGCTGCGCCCCTCCTGCTTGCTGGTCAGCACCGTGACGTCGAACGGCCCCATGCGGGTCGCGAGCTTGGCGCCGAACAGTCCTTCGTTCCGGCCGCTGTACGAGACGAACTGGGTGCCCGGCAGGGTGAGGTTCGTATTGCCGAGATCGAGGCTCTGGACCAGATCGTCCTCGTCGCCCTTGTAGTTGATCGCGATCTTGTTCTGAAGCGGAATCTGGAACGCGGAGTTCTGCAGCAAGTTGACCTTGACGCGGTCCGACAGCTGACCTTCGACCTGGATGTTGAGATCCTGCTGAACGTTCAGGGTCGGAAACAGCGAGCGACGCTGGCCGAGCAGTCCGGTCTGCTGATTCGTCCAGTTGCTCTGCCCCGAGATCGACAGGTTCGCCGAGCCGAACACGTTGATCGCAGGGCTTCCGGATCCGAGCAGCGCCCGCACCGGGCGCGGCAACACGTCGGGCAGCGGCAGCGAGAATCCGCTGCGGGACCCCCCGACCACCCCGCTCGCGGCCGGCGTCGAGGACAGCACCGCTTCGATCGCACGCTCACGCCACAACTTCTCGAAGGTGCGCGCGCGCAGGTCCGCGGCGAACGCCGCGGTGGTCGGGCGCGCGGTCGAGCCGAGCGGAACTCCCGAACTCTCGATCGAGTAGCGCACCCGGCCGGCGGTGGCGTCGAAGTCGACCTTGACGCGGCGCGGGTCGTTCGCGATCGAGAGGGCGACCGGGCGGGGGCCGATCGCGGGCAGCGCCGCCCTCAGGAACCGGCTCTCGAGCACGAACACGCTCGCGGGGCGAAATGGCGGTGGGATCGTGTCGGCCGGGACGGCCGCTTTGGGCCTGAGTGCTTTGAGCCACCCGAGCGCAGGAATGCCCGGAGCGGCCAGCAACAGCGCGGAAAGCGGAAGGGCGATGAGCGTATGCATCCCGGTGGTAAATGCCGAAAGCGCTCCCCGGAGGGGAGCGCGCGCGCGACCGTAACAGTCCAAGCCTTGACGGTCAAAGCCCTTACAGCCGGAAAGCGGTCGCCGGTCGAGGCTCGATGGAGTAGGCTGCCCCCCCGTGCGGCTCCTTCGTAGTTACATCCTCCGACTGCACCTGGTTCCGTTCCTTCTCGGCTTCGGCGTCATCACCTTCATTCTGGTGATGGACACCGTATTCGACCATCTCGACCTGATCGTGAACCGTGGGGTTCCGGTCGTCACCGTGGTCGAGCTGTTCCTGCTGTCCCTCGGATTCGTGATCGCCCTGTCGGTGCCGTGCGCGGTGCTGGTCTCGGCACTCATGACGTTCGGACGCCTGTCGCAGGACAACGAGATCACGGCACTGCGGGCGAGCGGCGTCCATCTGTTCAGCGTGATGATCGGACCGCTGATCGCCTCCGCCGTGCTCGCGATGACGCTGGTGGGCTTCAATCACTTCGTGTTGCCGGAGACCAACCATTCGTTCGCGACGCTGATGCTCGACATCTTTCGCATGCGCCCGACCGTACGGCTCCAGGAAGGCGTATTCATTCGCGACTTCCCGGGATACGACCTGCTGGTGCGTTCGGTCAACGGTCGCACCAATGAGCTGCGCGGGGTGATCATCTATCAGCGTGAGCCGGGCACTCCGCCCAAGACCATCCTGGCCGAGAAGGGTCGGCTTTCGTACACGCCCGACGGCGCGACCGTGATGCTCGAGCTCGAGGACGGCGAGATCCACGACGTTCCCTCGGAGGCCGGCGACGCGAGCCGCTACCGACGGCTCCGCTTCAAGCGCCACGTCATCAACATCATGGGCGCCGGCGGGCTGCTCGAGCGTTCGGTTCGGGAAGTACGGGGCAATCGCGAGATGAACGCCTTCATGCTGCTCGCCCAGCGCGACACCACGGCTCGCCAGCTGCGCGAGGCGACCGCGAACCGGCGCCATCGACTCGAGGCGCTCGGAGCCTCGAGCCCGCTGCTGCGCGCATTCGATCAGTCGCAGTCCCGTGCCGGGCCCGGCGTGGGCTCGCTGTTCGCCCGCGTGATGTTCGGAGCCGATCCGACCCGACGCCTGACGAAAGACCGTCCCGACCTGCGCGGCGAGCTCGATCTGTGGCAGGTCGAGCGCGGCGCCCACTTGAAGCGCATCGCGAACCTGTCGGTCGAGTTCCACAAGAAGCTGGCGCTGCCGTTCGCGTGCGTGGTGTTCGTCCTGATCGGCGCTCCGATCGGGATGCGGGTGCGACGCACCGGCCCGGCGGTGGCGTTCCTCTCGGTGGTGTTCTTCCTGTTCTACTGGCTGTGCCTGATCGGCGGCGAGGAGCTCGCGAACCGGTTGTGGATCACGCCGTGGCTCGCGATGTGGCTGCCGAATGCGATCCTCGGCCTGCTGGGCCTGCGCTGGACGCTTGCGGCGTGCGAGGTCCGGCTGCCGTGGCACCGCCGCACCAGGTCGTCCCCCGCCGCGCGGCCGGCGCTCGCATGAGAATCCTCGACCGCTACATCCTGCGCGAGTTCTCGATCTACGTGGTGCTCGGGCTGTTCGGTATCTGCACGTTGTTCGTGATCGTCGATGTGTTCGAAAAGATCGACGTGTTCCTCGACAATCGTGCGCCGATCGCGCTGATCCTGCGCTTCTACGCGTATCGGGTGCCGGAGTGGTCGGTGCTGGTGATGCCGATCGCACTGTTGCTCGCGACCTTTCTCTCCATGGGTCAGCTCAACAAATTCGGCGAGCTGACCGCGATGCGGTCGAACGGCATCTCGCTTTTGCGCATCCTGTCGCCGGTGCTGGGACTGGCCGCGCTCGCGACGGTGGCGGCGTTCGTGTTCAACGAGGCGGTGGTGCCGCACG
The Candidatus Eisenbacteria bacterium DNA segment above includes these coding regions:
- a CDS encoding YjgP/YjgQ family permease, which produces MRLLRSYILRLHLVPFLLGFGVITFILVMDTVFDHLDLIVNRGVPVVTVVELFLLSLGFVIALSVPCAVLVSALMTFGRLSQDNEITALRASGVHLFSVMIGPLIASAVLAMTLVGFNHFVLPETNHSFATLMLDIFRMRPTVRLQEGVFIRDFPGYDLLVRSVNGRTNELRGVIIYQREPGTPPKTILAEKGRLSYTPDGATVMLELEDGEIHDVPSEAGDASRYRRLRFKRHVINIMGAGGLLERSVREVRGNREMNAFMLLAQRDTTARQLREATANRRHRLEALGASSPLLRAFDQSQSRAGPGVGSLFARVMFGADPTRRLTKDRPDLRGELDLWQVERGAHLKRIANLSVEFHKKLALPFACVVFVLIGAPIGMRVRRTGPAVAFLSVVFFLFYWLCLIGGEELANRLWITPWLAMWLPNAILGLLGLRWTLAACEVRLPWHRRTRSSPAARPALA